The genomic interval CAGGGCACATTAGTCTACGTTACTCATCGCCCACTGCCCCAGAAGAAAAGGCTGGACAGGGGATGAATGTAGCTATTCACAGCTTTGATGAAATCCTGATATTTTTAGCAGCTTAAACAGATCCAATCTCTTTCCTCCTAACGATTCATTTTAATTAGGAAGGACATATCTTTGTTTTCACCAGCGCAATAAACACTGATCATTACGCTTTGGGAAATTGCCAAATCAGACAATTTCATGTATTTATAGGGGTCAGACTATGAAAACATCGACGGTTCAGCACAATGTgtgagcccaccaacacacacatggtgaaacaagaccccccacTCAGTTTTCTGTGTACGACCTACGTCAGAAATCATGGAATAAAACGAGTTCTAaatctgctctgcttctgacatcaagtgcagagacttgccccgccccctcgtctgagtctgtccaatcacagcgctggacccgcgtttatgtgagagcacaaagacgaggttaaacacagcaaaacagacacaacgagtgcggagaaataagagcactgagtaaaaacagagaaaacgagaacagagaagaaagagaacagagtgaaaacggctcactgctgtgcgctcggggtcggggtgaacagcgagcggctcattatcatttaaaggaacaggcgctgaaagcgggcgttctgaacagggctgtttacacagggggagaacactgctgtggggcttgtggggtttggatcaaagcaggtcacagatgctTCATTAAAAACCAGAACTGTGGTTCTTCATTAAAAAGGGAGAGAATATGAAACACGAAGgattgctgtcacacagctccagggtcttggggtcccGAGTCCTGTCCTTGGGTcactgtgaggggtgtggtgtgttctggtgACTACAACAACACGCTCTCAGTTAAATCAACTGTAGACGTTCTCTGTGTTGAGGACGTCTCTTCTGAACGTTCTTATCTACAAATGTATCTGGGTCAAAACAAACTGTGGTAAATATAAGCTAAAATTACACTGTACTTTCACTGTCTTTGTCTGAGtaaaactgaaatataaaatagaGTTAAAACAGAGCTGAGGAGCAACAGGATGAGGTCACAGTGGTTTAGGAATCATTGTGAGAAAATGTTGCACGTTTGACCAATGTTATATCTTTACCGTGAGGGCGGGCCCTGATCATTATGAAGTGCTCAAAACGGACGAATGAAAGAGAGTAAAATGAAGCCGTTTGGGGGAAATGTGACTGAGGTAAAGTCTGAGTCAGTGCTGCCTCCTGGTGGTAATTTGAGGAACTGAAAGACAAGATTGTTACATAaccttgttgtttttgtttccagATAATTGCACACCATGAGACCCGAGCAGGATTTCTCACTTTAACCATATAACTTAAGTCTCAGTTCAAATGTGTCCAGTAGTAAAACAGCTGAGGGACAGTGGACCACTCTCAATATGTTTTGTGGTTTACTGAGAAATACAGGAGGATCTGTTTGTAATCGTGAGACCAGGGGCTGAAGTGGGGTGTGAATTACCTGCTCCAGGGCAAGCGTGGCCTAGACACACTGGATCTGGTTTATTTTCTCCACTTGTAAATGATTTTTCTAGACACTGGAGTTAGTGATTTTCTGATCTGGATATGGTGATGTCACACAGGAAGtttaagaagaagaaaaaaagaaaaggaaaatatgaaagtaagaaaaaaacatacaaaatgaaaaaggtagaaaacagaggaaaaggaaaaataagtaaaaaatggactagaaaagaagaaaattacaagAAAGTAAACAGAAGaattcacaccacacacacacagaggggttAGAGTTGACTTGCTTAAAGGCatctcagctgtggatgttgaaaGAGGAGACAGTGCTGATCCTTCTCTCACTCCCACCCTTTTTCCTGCCTGtgctggggatcgaaccagcaacacCTCGCCCCAACAGCTCCAGGGCCCCGAGGTGACAGCCCACTGCTGTGTGTTCACTGCACAGACGCGTTTAAAGCCTCTGTCCATTCATTCTCACACTTTTCGTCTGAGCTTTGTGGGCCGTAGTGAACGTGCTCTGAAGTGGCACGTCTCTCAAGGGATTTTTAAGAGTTTATTTTCAGTCTCCCTCTGTAGTTTATGCCCCTCCCCTCGATAAAGACCCTTCCTTCAGATCATTCAACCTCTGAAGCCCTGCTGGGGGTGGAAGAGGGTCTCAGGGGGACGACCGAAACGAAGCATTTCACATGACCCTCAGCAATGAACCCCCTGCCCTGGACTAAAATTACTGAAGGATGTGTACGTTTCCCTGAACGGGCTGGAGCCCTGAGCTCACCACCAGTGCCTTGATGGCATTGAAGCCTCTCCAGCTGCCCACCGCTGACAGGGTTTCTTTTGGCCACACTGTTAGGTGCACCGCAGAAGTGTAGAGCACAGGTGTCGGGGcacaatgtgtgtgttagtgtaacGAATATCACACAGGTGTCTGTATTTTCAGTGGTACAGCTTTAGGAATGGCACACATTTTTACAAACTTTTAAAAGGACACAGGTGTGAACTCTGTTTGTGTAATTCATTAGAGTAAGTGTGGACGCTTCTTTTCGAACTCTGACGCACATTAAACAACTGCACCGAGGCCCTCATCACTCACCCTCAGGAGTGGAGGAGTTTCTGGTGCTGTTCTGACTCCTTTATCCATTTCACCAGCACTTGCAGTGTTTTCAGTTGGTAAAAATGCCACCAGGTGAAATACACAACACTGATTAGTGCTTTTAACCCTGCGTGGTGCATTGCTTTGGCAAATGGCTCGAAAATATTTTTACACCGATTTTGGTTGGACTGCAAATGTGTCAAGAATGGCAAGAGAACAAGGAATCCACACTacaagtgtaaacacacacacacacaagctgtttTTACATATGAACTCTGTAGTTACACCAGAGTATCAGGTCCGCATACGTCCCGGAGTTATCCTTTCACACCTATAACATGCAGCAGATTTATTTTCTCTCACACTGACTTCTCACAGTGGGAAATGTTTCACGTGCTTTAGGTAGTTTTCCGGGACATCAGCGGCTCTGTTCTCGCATACGCACCCTCTGACTTTACCTGGAGCATCTACTAGTGGGCCGACAGGGACGAAGTCCATGACAAATGTTGCGCACGTTTGTGTTCAGACACAGCTCCTCTGTGTAAATTCCAGAATGCTTCTAGGTGCACATGTGAAAGGGGTAAAGTCATCCAGGAACTCACGTTTTTGGGAGCAATCAGCTCCTTTTCTTtggaaaaaagaaagcaaaacaaacaagagcTCTGTAAGAGAGGACCCTTCTTCATCAAcgaaaagtgtttttattaagAATCAATGAAAACCCAAAGACAACACACGGTGATCGATGTTATTACTTGGCATTCCAGATTTTTGCATATACCAGTAAAATCAAACCTGAAATCTGTGACAGAGCTTTGGCAATTTCTGCATGAACACCAGTTAAAGAATGACCACAACAGGAaccaaaaaaaagagagaagacaACTGACAACCTTTTCTCGAACGTGGATCTCAAACTAAACAAAAAGAGACACGGAGGAACCAAGGGGAGAAGCCAGAGAATCAACAGAAAAACTTAAATAACTTTGTCAGAACATGCCTAGCCATTATCATAAACCACCCTTTCttgatttctgtttatttaaggGTGACCCTTTAGACGCACTCAGTATGCAGATATACTTCTATTCGCTCTTCGCTCCCCTGTCCGTTAAGTGTACATCATCTCAGCCATGTGAGACATCTTCTTGGGGATGTACAAGAAATTGTCCATGTATCCGGACAGGTCCTCTATAGTGAAGTCGGTCATGTTAGCACGAGCCTGTTCAGAACAAGAGCGCGGAGAGCTGGACGTCCCAACTCCGTTCCCGCACTGAGTTCTGGAGTTCTGGTCTGCATCCAGAGGGCTGGGGAGCTTTCTCTCACATTCAGAGATGACGTCACGGAGGCCAGTGAAGGAGTACACTTCCACGCCCTGCCACACCGAGCACTGGCACTCTCTCTGGCCACAGGAGCACTGCGAGTTCTCCTGGAGCTTACACAGGGATTTAAAGTCAGATGGGGCACTGGGATCCTCTGAAGAAGCTTGAGAACTTTCTTTCCTTGGGACAGGACCGCCTTCAGGGCCGCTCTCTTCATCTGAAGGCGTCCcagtgagaaggagaggggagCCGGGGTTCTCCGGACCACCCGGACGAAGGGTTTCATAGCCAGCGACCCCGAAAACAGGAGAGCGGGGACTTGTGGAGAGAAGCTCTTTCTTGGCTGGGATCCCCAAAGATGCATCGGTGTCATCGGGCTCTGGAGGACTCTTGTGTTTCAGGCCCGGAGGCGTGGGCATTTTAGAACTACAGTAAGTGAACTTTGGAGGGTGGAGGATAGGGGATTTTGATCGTCTCCGTCTCTGGCTCCTCACTAATCCTCTGGAGGACTTCCGGTTACATCTATATTGCATAGAAAAAGGGAAGATGAGCAGTGAATGATCTACTAGACATTAAACACAGGCCTAAATGTATGCAAAGCAAAAGCAAGGACACAGTGTTCTTAATTCGAAGCCTTGCAGAATATCCCCTAGTGCAGGGTCATGAACAGGCAGACTGCAGTCCAGGTCTGGACCCAGGCGCTGTCCTATCCGGACGTGTAACTGATcaactattaagagctgtttaattttgaccAGAgtgtttaaaggagcaatctgtaacacTGACAGTTTagaaacagtggagagagctgtctgcctcctcccacTCCTCCCCTCTCccaccctccctctcctcctcctcctctctacCAGTCCTACTcctcctccccccccccccctctcccattctcctcctcctcccctctaCCAGTCCTACTCCTCCTCCCCCCCCTCTCCCACTCTCCTCCTCCCCTCTAACAGTCCtaccccccctcctcccccactccctctcctcccctccctcctctcactccccctcgcctcctccttctcccccctctcccactctcctcctcccctccctcctctcactccccctcgcctcctccttctcccccctctcccactctcctcctcccctccctcctctcactccccctcgcctcctccttctcccccctctcccactctcctcctcctcccctctaCCAGtcccactcctcctcctcccctctcctccacctcctctctcctcctcctcccctctaCCAGTCCTACTTCTCCCCTTCCCCACTCTCCTCCTCCCCTCTACCTCTCCTACTCCTCCCCTTCCCCACTCTCCTCCTCCCCTCTACCTGTCCTACTCCTCCCCTCTCCTCTTCCCCACTCCCTCTCCCACACCTCTcactccccctctccttcttccctctcccactctcctcctcctcccctctaTCAGTCCtactccccctcctccccatcCTCTTCCCcactccatctcctcctcccctctagccctcctctcactccccctctcctcctcctctctacCAGtcctactcctcctcctccccactCCCTCTCCCAGTCCtactcctccccctcccctctacCAGtcccactcctcctcctccccctcccctctacCAGTCCTACTCCTCCTCCCTTGTCCCACtcaactcctcctcctcctctccctctcctcctcccttgtcccccacctcctctctcctccccctcccctctacCAGTCCTACTCCTCCTCCAAGTGCACATCGTGTCACTAAAACTTCTACCTACCAGAGAAACACTTATATTTCCTGTGTGCTACCAATCTTGATTTCTCCGTtacaccttaaataggtgaatatgcgaGGCTTTTTAAAAGCAATTAGTTGAaatacccacacacaccagagagaaacacacatgaatctgcatcattttctttaaaacaaacaaacaatggtatttacacttttcaaacGTGTTGTTATTTTTGGGTCCggtaaaatacaaaattaacTCCTctcttggtcatttcatggctgtgagACACTGTTTGTAAACCTGGACACActgtggactgtaaaatgactggacagagggtgggaCACCGGCAAGACCTCGGGGGGCAGGATCACAGGAgtacttctcaaagagaatatactgctttgaccgatcacacaccctggacattttatgactaattccagtaaatatcctacagattgctcctttaagtggTGTGTTAAAAGCTCTTAACAAATTAGCGCCATCTCTAGTATGATATACACAATTAAAATAAGCCATACTCTTTACTAATGTCCAGAAGCCAAACTAATAAAGCATTAGAAAGACAGTGTTCTTACCCATGCCAGTTCTCTTTCGGGGAAGCGATCTTGGGTTTGGCTCCCTCGGCGCTGACTCGAGCTCCTGTTCTCGATGCCAAACCCTCACAGACGTGCACCACTGCAGAGGAACTAAAAAgatgcacacgcacacaatgACCACAACATATTTCCCTTGTTCTACAAAATCCACCTCGCCACACACTCAtccaaaacaaacagcacaaCCACAATGTTTGTCTTGAGCCAGAGCCTGGGCCAAAAGTCTATTATTACTGCCTAAATCAGCGCACTGCACAGAGGAACTCCTGGGTCCTCCTGCCAGCTACCAGCCTTGGGTTTGTTGATCTTGGCACAAGTTTTAGTGAATGCTACCAAACCCATAGCACATTAGTTTTGGCATGAAAACGTGTGGGTTTATCTCAGCACAACCAAGAAAAATATTATTCCTGAACAACCAAATGGTTATGAAGTTGGGAAAATGCTTAAGAACTGACGTTCCCTGGCGAAGGCAAGGATCCCAAATTGTGGCACGCTTTGTAATCGGAATAAACTGTTCTTATTCACGGTTGTGTAATTTCTCAGGAAGCGGGCCAGTGCTGCGGCTGGAGCTGTCGCACAAACACAGCAGGGAAATTCAAGTCCTTAAAAAGAAATTTCCACATTGCAGTTTCCGCAAACGCATACGATGTAAACAATGTGACTGAGTGGGAGTTTGCTTTTTGGAAAATGCTCTTTTCTAGATTCATTCACTGTGGagatgataggaaccagacaccTGAAGAGGTTCATGCTGCAAAAACTCCCCAAATCTTTAAATACATGGCTACAAACACTTTCAGATCTGCTGCCTGAGACAAGCTCTAAACcgttttctttaaaatgtaatatggtaataatgtaatataaatctaaaatgtaaatgagaGTCAGTGCAGCGCAAATCTGTCCCCAACACCAGTATTTAGGGCTATAAAAGTGTTGCATGCGTTTCTGTAACGACCAAAAAATATGCACTGTTTCTTTAAGAGGTGCTcaggcagtgtgtgtttgtgtgtatgagtgtgtctCTGCTCTGCTGAACAGGCAGGTTGTGCTGTAAAACTTGGAAGACCATGGCCTCCAGCCTCTTTATTCACTTCTTTTTGCAAGCAACGCAGCCACTGGGTTTCAGACCGGTTCCCATTCTTGTATGAAGTGAACACAGGTGTCCACCAGACATGGCTTTACACTGTCACTGACTAAAAAGCAAGATAtcctgaatattttcattatttcgCATGTTTGCCATGCACTCCATGTCTCGTCTGCTCACTTCACCTCAACAAAGGATTTTATTTGTGTGCTGTGCTTTCTCCATCATCACACGGCATGGTGTCAGTCAATGCCAGCGTCTGTCTGCTGATGTGACAGAGCTGGGCAGTCTGCGTTCTCCTCCTGTGTTCGGCTGTTCAGTTACGACTCATTAGAAGCAGTGTGAAAAGAAAACGTGGCTACCATCACGTGCTTGTCCTCACAGGGAAGAAATTGAGGAATTTGAGGAGAGGCCGTGGTCAGCTGCTGGCCTTTGGGTCAAACAAAGGCCAGAGCTGGATCAGTAACTTTTAAGCCTTTACAGCGTTTACCGATGTATAGTAATGTTTGCAGGTGTTAGACATTGTTTgtaaacactggagaatttgttaacccccaaaacattaaaaacctaAAAATCCTAATGGAGCAGAGCGGTACATGTCTTCGTACCCAACAGTCACGGTACAGGGGTCAAGGTTCAGTgcacacattcccacagagaacacacagtaCTCTCcagtttataaatatgtataaagaTTGATGAAGGAACAGGAAATTTTGTGCATGCGACAAAAGTCTGTCTCACTGATTATTACACAGCAACGGCAGTGATCTGACGCTGAAAGTGATCTGACCAGCTCAGTGTCTCTCCAGCTTCACCGTAACATCCTCTTAAACTGTGAGAGAGTGTTTAAttcaacacacactccaccatTTAACCACAATATTTAACTGGGGAAACCCAGTCATgtagttaaacaaaacagaacccgTTTATTTACATCTAAATATTACTGAACTGTATTAACATGTTCTACttgaataaaacattattattatttttttttattatttattgttgatAAACAAAGTATATGGAGGAAAAATGGGCTCTTGAAAAAGAGGGGAACTCCTGCCTTCAATTGTTTTGGACTTAAGCTTATCTCAAGGTGATTACTGTCGAAAAGTAAAATTACATTAGAATTATATGTATTTCTTGAGTATTATTTATTTCGTTATATGAGCTCCATCTCTCAATACTGTTCAAAGGAGACTCAAATGTCTATCTGTTTTTATATGTACAAAAAAGTGTTTTCATGGAGTgtcctatgttttttttttacctgactctgtgtggagtgtgtgttttgtatgttttttttccctttgcttTTCCCCTGCTGTACCAAACAGTGAGGTCTGTAGGACCTGTAGGAGGTCTGAGGACATGTGACGTTTGTGTacaaaatgaatgcatgaataaaaCAGATTTGTTAGTCCCCTAAGTAAATAATCCAAGTAATGAAAGACCTTTCAGCATCAACACGCAGCTTTTTAAAGGCAGTCTGTAAAGTATCCTCCTCACACTCCTTTCCTCCCGTCTTCACCGTGGCCATGATTCGACTATTGCCTTTCAGGGCCTCAGTGCTGTGGGGCAAAAACAGAGGGGCAAAGAGACAAAGATGTTACCCACCAGATCATAACAGTGAGAGAATCCCATTCCCAGTGTGAACACAGACACTCAACTGGGCACACACACCTTGACAGAAAAATACAGAGCAGCTAAACCTGAGCCTTAAGTCTTCACACTCACTGTGTCGCATGGGCTGAATGAGTAAAGCCTGTGGAGCCGTGCAActgggttctctggagtgatggagcctTGTTCagtatctttgggatgagtcaGAGTGATGTCTGTGATACAGATATAATCACCTCACTGAtgtgtttgtggctgaatgcaagaGATCCTTTCAGAAATGATCCAACATTGAGAGCAAAACATTCACAGAAGATTAGAGGCTGCTACAGCAGCAAAGATGAACACACTCCCGGGTGATTCAGTATCACAGTGATATTCTGAGCTAATCTCATAGCAAATAAAAGTTATTACTGTAGCCACATCGTCCTAAATCTTACTGATCCAGCCTCAGGGCAGGAGGAAAACTGCAGTTATGTGCTGATGTTTCTGATATTTCACCATTAACAGGGCGTCAATTCTCTGCGGTGCACACAGTCACAACTCTGGAAGTATTCCACAAAGCGGGACTTCTCCTTGTAGCCTGACAAATTAAACTCAATGTCGAGCCCATCCAATAGAAACAAAGTAGAGGGAGattctgctttgtggaatatgCCCCCTGCAGTTTGGTATGAAAATTGGCGCTTTTCCAGTGCATGGAACTTGCTCGACTCAACTTgactcttttacacacacacacacacactgcattcactcacacctacggacaattttgaatcttcaatccacctaccgacatgtgtctttggagcgtgggaggaaaccggagcacccagaggaaacccacgcagacacagggagaacacaccactctcctcacagacagtcacccggaggaaacccacgcagacacagggagaagacaccactctcctcacagacagtcacccggaggaaacccacacagacacagggagaacacaccacactcctcacagacagtcacccggaggaaacccacgcagacacagggagaacacaccacacccctcacagacagtcacccggaggaaacctacgcagatacagggagaac from Hoplias malabaricus isolate fHopMal1 chromosome 3, fHopMal1.hap1, whole genome shotgun sequence carries:
- the oser1 gene encoding oxidative stress-responsive serine-rich protein 1: MATVKTGGKECEEDTLQTAFKKLRVDAESSSAVVHVCEGLASRTGARVSAEGAKPKIASPKENWHGCNRKSSRGLVRSQRRRRSKSPILHPPKFTYCSSKMPTPPGLKHKSPPEPDDTDASLGIPAKKELLSTSPRSPVFGVAGYETLRPGGPENPGSPLLLTGTPSDEESGPEGGPVPRKESSQASSEDPSAPSDFKSLCKLQENSQCSCGQRECQCSVWQGVEVYSFTGLRDVISECERKLPSPLDADQNSRTQCGNGVGTSSSPRSCSEQARANMTDFTIEDLSGYMDNFLYIPKKMSHMAEMMYT